From Pogona vitticeps strain Pit_001003342236 chromosome ZW-PAR, PviZW2.1, whole genome shotgun sequence, one genomic window encodes:
- the B3GALT9 gene encoding beta-1,3-galactosyltransferase 9 produces MKANISKAFTVSSSEVCSGKEVFLLVLIFSNPENGSRRDTIRETWANLTHVGGYGTLVLFVLGKPSSEVTQLEVTKESETHQDLIQGVFLDSPGNQTLKTLVAMEWTLTFCPTAWFMLKTDEEMFVNLPTLVEYLLNLRSHPEDLYLGRLVHREMPDRDAGSHGFVSPSQYPEKYYPDYCSASAFVLSQDVVRKVYVTSKEVPLSLPPGVFVGICAQKAGVTPVHSSRFSGRKHIQYNRCCYKFIFTSSVARGSQLLQEWEELRNSKDCSLLQTYYGLVSCRVMTYLDGFKHFSIDAFQNEALRVSD; encoded by the coding sequence ATGAAGGCCAacatctcaaaggctttcaccgTCAGCAGCTCTGAGGTCTGCTCCGGCAAAGAGGTCTTCCTGCTAGTCCTGATCTTCAGCAATCCTGAGAACGGCTCAAGACGAGACACCATCCGAGAAACATGGGCTAATCTTACACACGTCGGAGGCTACGGCACGCTGGTCTTGTTTGTCTTAGGGAAGCCATCTTCCGAGGTGACTCAACTGGAGGTCACCAAGGAGTCGGAGACACATCAGGACCTCATCCAAGGTGTTTTTCTTGACTCACCGGGAAACCAGACACTGAAGACTCTCGTGGCCATGGAATGGACCCTAACCTTCTGCCCCACAGCCTGGTTCATGCTCAAAACAGACGAGGAGATGTTCGTCAACCTCCCAACTTTGGTTGAGTATTTGCTGAACCTAAGGAGCCATCCCGAAGACCTCTACCTCGGGAGGCTGGTTCACCGAGAGATGCCCGACAGAGACGCCGGAAGCCACGGCTTCGTCTCGCCGAGCCAATACCCAGAAAAATATTATCCCGATTATTGCAGCGCGTCGGCCTTCGTCCTCTCCCAAGACGTCGTGCGGAAGGTATACGTCACGTCTAAAGAGGTTCCCCTTTCGTTGCCTCCTGGCGTTTTCGTGGGGATTTGCGCACAAAAGGCCGGGGTCACCCCCGTACACAGTTCACGATTTTCTGGGAGAAAACACATCCAGTATAACCGGTGCTGTTACAAGTTCATTTTTACTTCCTCCGTGGCGAGAGGAAGCCAGCTTCTCCAGGAATGGGAAGAGCTGAGGAACAGCAAAGACTGCTCCTTATTACAAACTTACTATGGACTAGTATCTTGCAGAGTCATGACATACCTGGATGGATTTAAACACTTCAGCATTGATGCCTTTCAGAACGAAGCGCTCCGTGTTTCTGATTAA